One Scomber japonicus isolate fScoJap1 chromosome 1, fScoJap1.pri, whole genome shotgun sequence DNA window includes the following coding sequences:
- the LOC128363921 gene encoding vitamin D 25-hydroxylase, whose protein sequence is MVSIKSPTLVPMSWAQALLAVGCLTVVLFAFLLVRQLVKQRRPPGFPPGPSPIPVIGNILSLATEPHVFLKRQSEVHGQIFSLDLGGILTVVLNGYDSVRECLYHQSEVFADRPSLPLFKKMTKMGGLLNCKYGKGWIEHRKLACNSFRYFGSGQRLFERKISEECMFFVDAIDEHKGKPFNPKHLVTNAVSNITNLIIFGQRFTYDDSNFQHMIEIFSENVELAVSGWALLYNAFPWIEYVPFGKHQKLFRNAAEVYDFLLEVIKGFSKGRVPQVPRHYVDAYLDELEQHAGDPSSSYSYENLIYSVGELIIAGTETTTNTLRWAMLYMALYPNIQERVHREIDSVLTNGRAPTLEDKQRMPYVEAVLHEVLRFCNIVPLGIFRATSQDAKVNGYTIPKGTMVITNLYSVHFDEKYWNDPGVFSPQRFLDSNGNFVRREAFLPFSLGRRCCLGEQLARMEMFLFFTTLLQRFHLQFSPGTVPTVAPKLGMTLQPKPYSICAIRRQQKTPYCGDTPYHK, encoded by the exons ATGGTTTCAATTAAGTCGCCGACTCTGGTGCCGATGTCCTGGGCACAGGCACTGCTCGCTGTAGGCTGTCTGACTGTCGTCCTCTTCGCCTTCCTGCTGGTTCGCCAGCTCGTCAAGCAGAGAAGACCCCCGGGGTTTCCTCCTGGTCCATCTCCCATCCCCGTAATAGGGAACATTCTGTCTCTGGCCACCGAGCCGCACGTCTTCCTCAAGAGGCAGAGTGAAGTTCATGGACAG ATATTCAGCCTCGACCTGGGGGGCATCTTGACTGTGGTATTAAATGGGTATGACAGTGTTAGGGAGTGCCTTTATCATCAGAGTGAGGTGTTTGCCGATCGCCCATCCCTGCCTTTATTcaagaaaatgaccaaaatggGTG GACTTCTCAATTGCAAATATGGCAAAGGCTGGATTGAACACCGTAAATTGGCTTGCAACTCTTTCCGTTACTTTGGCAGTGGTCAGAGACTGTTTGAAAGAAAGATCTCAGAAGAGTGTATGTTCTTTGTTGACGCCATCGACGAGCACAAGGGGAAACCCTTCAACCCCAAACACTTAGTGACCAACGCTGTGTCCAACATCACCAACCTTATCATTTTTGGACAGCGCTTTACTTACGATGACAGTAACTTCCAGCACATGATCGAGATCTTCAGTGAGAACGTGGAGCTAGCAGTGAGTGGCTGGGCCCTCCTCTACAATGCCTTCCCTTGGATTGAGTATGTGCCCTTTGGAAAACACCAGAAGCTGTTCCGCAATGCTGCTGAGGTGTACGACTTCCTACTGGAGGTTATAAAGGGTTTTTCAAAGGGCAGGGTGCCACAGGTACCACGGCACTATGTTGATGCCTACTTGGATGAGCTGGAGCAGCATGCAGGAGACCCCAGTTCATCATATTCCTATGAGAACCTCATCTATTCAGTGGGCGAGCTCATCATTGCAGGCACAGAGACCACAACTAACACCTTGCGCTGGGCCATGCTGTACATGGCCCTCTACCCCAACATACAAG AGAGGGTGCACAGGGAGATTGACAGTGTGCTGACCAATGGAAGGGCACCAACTCTGGAGGACAAACAGAGGATGCCCTACGTGGAGGCTGTTTTGCATGAGGTCCTGCGCTTCTGCAACATTGTTCCACTTGGTATTTTCCGTGCCACCTCCCAGGATGCAAAAGTCAATGGGTACACTATTCCCAAAGGCACCATGGTGATCACAAACCTATACTCAGTTCACTTTGATGAGAAATACTGGAACGACCCAGGTGTTTTCTCGCCACAGCGGTTTCTGGACAGCAATGGCAACTTTGTGAGACGGGAAGCGTTCCTGCCATTCTCTCTGG gGAGGCGTTGCTGCCTGGGTGAGCAACTGGCCAGGATGGAGATGTTCCTCTTTTTCACCACTCTCCTCCAGAGGTTTCACCTCCAGTTTTCTCCAGGAACTGTTCCCACTGTAGCTCCCAAACTGGGCATGACCTTACAGCCCAAGCCTTACTCCATCTGTGCCATCCGCAGGCAGCAGAAAACTCCCTACTGTGGAGACACTCCTTATCACAAGTAG